In the Methanothermobacter marburgensis str. Marburg genome, GAAATTTTTCAAATATACCTATGGCTGTCCTCACAAGTTCAGCCCCGACACCCTGGCGGCGGTAATCTTTATCAACTGCAAGTGAGATAATATGACCTTCATCCTCAAAGCGGATCCAGAATATTATGAATCCAACGACCCTGCCGTCCTCCTGGGCCACGAGGAAACCTGCTCCAAGGTTGTATATGTCCCTCAGGAGGTGTGCCGGATAGGGATCAGCAAATGATTCCCTCTCAATCTTCAGGACCGTTTTAAGGTCCTGTGGTCTGAATTCCCTTACTATCATCTCTATCTCCGTGGTACAATGTGGAAAGATCTTGCACTTTACATAATCAGGAGCTCGCAGCCATCCGACCGTGTTGTTGAGGTTGGTGCCGGTAGATTCCTGTATGTTTCAGATTATATCATGAAACATTCAAAAGTTGATTTGGTTCTAACAGATATTAAACCTTCCCGTGGGGACATAATTTACGATGACATCACATCACCGGATATGGATATCTACAGGGATGCCGCCACAATATACTCCATAAGACCCCCATCTGAACTCCACAACCCCCTTATGATGGTAGCGGACGCAACTGGTGCCCGGCTGATCATAAAACCACTCACTGGGGAAAATATGGCCACAGAAAAACCCATGAAACTTGTAAATTACAGAAAAACCTTTTTCTACGAGTACAGTCCATAAAGCCATCCGATTTTAGGATGTCCTCAAAGTGGATTAACCTGAGATAATTTGATTCAGAGGCGATCCCACCACAATCACACCAGTTCATTAATAATATATACTTTATAAACTGGATAATGAATGTCAGTGGGGTAATCCAATTCAAAAAATATCATGATCCTAGATCTTAAGAAAATTACCAAAATAAATTGAAAAGTGTTAAAAATGAAATGGGCCAGGATGAGTGTAAAGGAAGTCTTGAAGGAACTTAAAACGTCAGAAAATGGTTTAAATTCAGATGAAGCAGCCAGAAGACTTGAAACTTATGGTAAAAACGAACTGGTTGAGGAGAAAAAGGCAGGTCCCCTCAGAATGTTCCTTGCCCAGTTCATGGATATACTCATCATACTACTCATACTTGCGGCTGTGGCATCCTACTTTGTGGGTGATGTGCTTGATTCTGCAGTCATACTCTTCGTGGTGGTTGTGAATGCCACAGTTGGCTTCATACAGGAGTACAGGGCCGAGCAAGCAATGGAGAAACTCAAGGGCCTGGTATCAACTGAGGCCACGGTTATAAGGGATGGTATGACTCAGAAAATACCTGCCTCTGAGCTCACAATAGGGGATATTTTAATCATAGAGGAGGGGGACAATGTACCTGCAGATATCAGACTCATAGAAGCCTATGACCTCCGCATAGACGAATCCACCCTCACAGGAGAATCCATACCCGTTCAGAAGACACATGAGAACCCTGAGGATGAAAGGGATGTTATCGCATTCATGGACTCTGACGTTGTATCAGGTCGCGGTAAGGGTGCCGTAATAGCAGTGGGTATGGATACATCAATAGGCAGGATAGCCGAGATGATACAGGAGGATGAGGGTAAGACACCTCTGCAGGAGAAGATATCCTCCCTTGGAAAAAGCCTTGGGCTCATAGCGGTGGTTGTATGTGCCATGGTATTCGCCATACAGTTCCTCCGCGGACTTCCACTGGTTGACACCTTCATGACCGCTGTTTCACTTGCAGTTGCCTCTGTACCCGAGGGCCTTCCCGCCATACTGACACTGACCCTTGCACTGGGTATGCAGCGGATGGCCCGGAGCAATGCCATTGTAAGGAGGCTCCTTGCAGTTGAAACCCTGGGTTCATGTTCGGTTATCTGCACCGACAAGACAGGTACACTCACCCATAACCGGATGACCGTGAGGGAATCAGAGCTCACCTCACCAGAGATGGCACTCCTTGTATCAGCACTCTGCAACAACGCCACAATATCAGATGGCAAAGTCATAGGGGACCCAACCGATGCCGCCATACTGAGCTTCGCTGATGAAAATGGACACAGCAGAAAGGAGCTTGAGGAGAAATACCCCCGTCTCATGGAAATACCCCTCGACAGTAAAAGGAAGAGGATGACCACCATAAACCAGCTGGGTGACGGGCGATACCTCCTCATCAAGGGGGCCCCTGAGATAATACTCAGTAGATGCAGTTACGTGGATTATAACGGCTCCCTGAGGGCAATGGATGATGATGAACTGGGCAAATGGATGTCCAGGCTCAACGATATGACATCAAGGGCCCTCCGTGTTCTGGCCCTTGCATACCGGAAACTGCCTGATGGCGATGAGGAGGAGAGGGACCTTGTGTTCGCTGGCCTCGTCGGTATGATGGACCCTCCACGAAAGGAGGCTGCCGATGCCATAGAGACCTGCAGGAAGGCAGGTATAAAGGTTGTTATGATCACAGGCGACCACAGGGACACCGCGGTTGCCATAGCACGCGAACTGGGACTCATGGATGATGGTCTGGCCCTCACAGGAAGGGAACTCGATGAACTCTCTGATGACGAATTCGAGGATATGGTGGAGGACGTGAGGGTCTATGCCCGTGTCTTCCCTGAACAGAAGGTCAGAATAGTTGAGGCCCTCCAGAGGAGGGACCACGTGGTTGCCATGACCGGTGATGGTGTAAACGACTCCCCCGCCCTCAAAAAGGCCGCCATAGGTGTAGCAATGGGCAGCGGGACGGACGTTGCAAGGGAATCATCTGACATGGTGCTCCAGGATGATAACTTCGCAACGATTGTTAAAGCTGTGAGGGAGGGGCGGACCATCTTCGATAACATAAGGCGCTTCGTTAAGTTCCAGCTTTCAACAAATGTCGGGGCCATCCTCACAATCGTATCGGCCTCACTCATCAACCTTCCTGTACCATTCAATCCGATACAGATACTCTGGATAAACATAATAATGGACGGTCCCCCTGCACAGTCCCTTGGTGTTGAGCCCCCTGAATCCGATATAATGCTCAGAAAACCCGAGAGGGAGGATATAATGCCAAGAAGGAACCTGCTGCGTATAGTAATTGCAGGTGCTGTCATGGCAGCAGGGACGCTGGGGCTCTACATCTACATGCTCTCCTCAGGGAACAGTGTTGAGCGGGCGATGACAGTTGCATTCACGGTCTTTGTGATGTTCCAGATATTCAACGTATTCAACTGCAAGTCAAGGACCGGATTTTCCAACAGGACCCTCCTTGTTGCTGTTGCAGCCTCACTCCTGCTGCAGATACTGGTGGTCTACCTTGCACCCCTTGAGGGTGTATTCAGGACCGTCCCCCTCACGGTTACAGACTGGGTCCTCATAGTCGCAGTGGCTTCCCTCATACTGATTGCAGAGGCCCTCATGAGGTTTGCTGACGGGCGGGAATGACCTATGAATGTTATTGTGATGGCAGGAACCAGGGATGCCCGGAGGATCATAGAAGAACTCTCAAGGGATCCAAGAATTGATATAACTGCCACTGCAACCACCGAATACGGTGCTGAGCTTGCTGAAAGTTCAGGGGCATTAAGAACAGTCAGAGGGCCCCTTGACAGGTCCGGACTGGGCGAACTGATAGATGAAATCGGTGCAGAACTCCTCATAGACGCCACCCACCCCTTCGCCACAAGGGCCACTGAAAATGCACTCCTGGCATGCCATGATACAGGCATAACCTACCTGAGGTTCGAAAGACCACTGCTGGATGTTGAGGGGGCCATAAGGGTTGAATCATTCAGGGAGGCCGGGGAGGTGGCCTCATCACTCCTCAGGGAGGGTGAGGTGGCGATGCACCTTGCAGGGGTCTCAACACTACCTGAGGTTCTTGAGTCACTGGATCCAGAGAGGGTTGCCGTCCGGGTCCTGCCACAGACCTCATCAATTGAGGCATGCCACAGGCTCGGAGTGCCCCCCGAACAGATCATCGCAATGCAGGGCACATTCTCCCCAGAGATGAACAGGGTGCTCATGAAGGAATACCGTGCAGGTGCGGTTATCACCAAGGATAGTGGTGAGACAGGAGGTCTCCGTGAGAAGGTTGCCACTGCATCAGAGCTTGGAATACCCATCATCCTCGTTGAGAGGCCAAGGGTTGACCTGAAAGGCGAGAAGGTATTCCATGACATTAATGAACTTGTGGAATATGTCACAGAGATCCTGAATAAAAAAGAAACTGATAACTGCTTTTAAATCTTTAAAGAACATGCACTAAAAAAATTAGAATAGAAACTGATAACTGCTTTTAAATCTTTAAAGAATAAGTTCACCGATTCTCAAAGAGGACAACCTCAACCTCCTCTCCTTCATTGAGTATTTCAACGTTCTTTGGCACCTCAATGTATCCATCGGCCCCTGCAAGGGCTGCTATTGCACCAGAATCCTTGAATATGGGCCTTGCATACTGGCCATCAACCCTCACAAGTGCATACTGGACCCTGCCCCTTGATGAGTGGAATCTCTCGGCAAGTTTAAGTGTCTTCACAGAACCCTCAGGGGCTTTTATTCCCGAGAGTTCCCTGAGGAATGGTTCTACGAGTGACCTGAAAACCAGAAGGGCTGCAACCGGGAAACCTGGGAGCCCCACCACCATCTTACCATCAACCACCCCCACTATGGTGGGCTTACCCGGCTTCATGGAGATGCCGTGAATGACCACCTCACCAAGATCCTCAAGCACATCCGCCAGGACATCGCCCGCCCCCGCAGAGGTGCCACCTGAGGTTATAACGAGGTCCGCTTTACCCAGCCCCTCAATGAGGCCCCTCCTGAGTTCATCGTAATCATCCCTCACTATACCCCCACGGCTGACACTGCAGCCGGCATCCCTGAGGGCCGCAGATATTCCCAGAGAATTTGAATCAAATATCTTTGCAGGTTCAAGTCTCCCTGAGGGCTCAATGAGCTCATTACCCGTTGATATGACATGTACTGATGGTCTCGATACAACCCTCACCGAGGTGACCCCTGCAGCTGAAAGCGCTGCGATCTTGTCGGGTGAGAGTACCTTCCCGCCCCCAACAAGTACACTGCCCGCCCCAATATCAGATCCAGCCGCCGCGATATGCTGCGAGGGGTATGCCGGCCTATGGATGTAGACATCCTCACCACTAACCTCAGTGTACTCAACCATGACAACTGCATCGGCACCCTCAGGTACAGGCGCCCCCGTACTTATCCTGGTGCATGAACCGCTTTCAACCCTCCTTGATGGCAAAGAGCCTGCCTCAACCGTCTCGATACACCTGAGCCTCACCGGTTTCTCATCGCCTGCCCCGAAGGTATCTGAGGCCACCACCGCATACCCATCCCGGGATGCCCTGTCAAATGGTGGCAGGTCGATGGGGCTTTCAACATCCTCTGCAAGTACCCTCCCAACTGCATCATCAATGTTAACGGTTTCGGAACATCTACTGTAAAGTTCCCTGAAGAGATCAGCCATTATCCCCCTTGCATCGTCCAGATCGATTATATCAAGAAATTCAACTCCCATTGGATCACCATTAAAAGCAGTCTAAGCAATTTATTTATATCTGCACCGGTAATAAATTATACTGTCTATTTCTTTGATTGCTGAATGTGTAATCGCATTAGAATCAAAGTTAATCAACGAAAAAAAGAGGAGGAGAGTATTTGAGTAGAGGACATCAGACACAGGAAGTTAGGCGTGTGAGGACGCCCAGGAAGGGCGAGATACCTGGAGTTGTTGAGCAGATAATGGGGCACGGGAAGCTCAAGGTGAGGTGTGCCGATGGCCATATAAGGCTCGGCAGGATCCCGGGCAAGATGAAGAAGAGGATATGGATCCGTGAGGGTGACGTTGTACTTGTAAAGCCATGGGAGTTCCAGAGCGAGGAGAAGGCCGATATAGTGTGGAGGTACACCCGTACAGAGTCCAACTGGCTTGAGAGGAAGGGCTACCTCAAACTCTGATTGTCCCGAGAGAAGTTGATTTTAATGGATCCTGAAGAAACAGGGCAGGCCCCTGAACTCAGGGCGCTTAAATCAGGGGCTGTGGATAGGGTAGACTCTGATCTTGGACGGATGGAGGCCGTCAAGAGGTTGAAGGGTGTTGAGGACCGAAGGGTGGGAAGTGAGGTCTTTGATGAGCTTACCCTCAAAACACTCTACAAGCTTGCCAACTCAGGTTACCTTGCGGTGCTCAATGGTGCTGTGAGCACAGGTAAGGAGGCGAATGTCTTCAAGGGTATAACCGATAACGACGAATTTGTTGCTGTCAAGATCTACCGTGTCGCCACATCTGACTTCAAGAAGATGCAGTACTACATACAGGGCGACCCGAGATTCAGGGTGAGGACAACCAACAGACGCCAGCTTGTCCAGGCCTGGGTTAACAAGGAGTTCAGGAATCTGAAAAGGGCCCTTGAAGCGGGTGTCCGTGTGCCAGAACCCGTGGTTGCAAGGGACAACATCCTCATAATGGAGTTCATCGGGGATGACGGTGAACCGGCTCCCACCATGAGGGAGGTTCCGCCTGATGACCCTGAGAGGGCCCTTGAGTTGATAGTTGAGTACATGCACCGCCTTTACACTGGTGCAAGGCTTGTACATGGGGATCTATCCTTCTTCAACATACTGAACCATTCAGGAGAACCAGTTATAATCGACGTATCCCAGGCAATGGTCCTTGACCACCCACTGGCCATGGAACTCCTTGAAAGGGATATAAAGAACGTGGTCCGTGACTTTAAAAGGCTGGGGGTCAATGTAAGTGAGGATGATATAAGGAAAAAAATTAAAAAAGAAGCGGAGCCCCCTGCAAAAACCAACACCCATGAAAAGAATTAAAGAGCCACGGAAAACCACAACCTGACAGAAAGAATTAAAAAATAAAACCTTAAAAAATTACCTGGAACCTGAAGAGAAGGATCCATCCCAGATAACAGAGCAGAAATAGAAACTCCACTGGATACTTTACAGAAAGTTATTGTAGGTTTTATAAACGTTTATCCTTATTTATTCATTGAGGTGAATCAGATGCCCACCGAGGAATATCTCAAAATACCCCGAGAAAGGGTTGGAGTTCTGATAGGTAAGAATGGTGAGGTCAAGGCACAGATTGAGCGTCTAACGCAGACAGACCTTGAAATTGACAGCGAAACCGGTGCAGTTACACTCATACCCCATGATGAACTCGACGACCCCCTGTCACCATGGAAGGCAAGGAACATAGTCAGGGCCATAGGACGTGGCTTCAACCCGGAGGTTGCCCTCCGGCTCCTGGATGACGATGTTGCCCTTGACATCATCAAGATAACCGACTATGTCGGTAAATCCAAAAAGGCCATAGCAAGGCAGAAGGGCCGTGTAATAGGTAGGGGCGGTATAACCAGACGCATAATCCATGATATGACCGGTGTGGATATATCGGTCTATGGAAAAACCGTTGCACTGATAGGTGAATTTGAAAAACTCTCAGTTGCAAGGGAAGCCGTTGAAATGATACTTAATGGCGCCAGACACAAGTCTGTGTACGCATTTCTTGAAAAGAAGAAACAGGAAATGAAAATGAAGGAGTTTGAGGAAGGCGTTAAATTCATGTAAACTCCACCATAAACCTGTTTTTTGTAAGGGCAAATTTCAATTATTTCACATGTATCGCCCGAACTATGCTTTCTGTAATAGTTACATCTAGGGTATAAGTTTATATGCTATAAGTTACACATATGTGTATATGAGCATGGTATCCCATGTGTATTATCCTGTGAAAAATTATTTAAGGAGGCGAACTTTTGGCTAGGCAAGCTTTGGATCTCTTTGACGAAGGATTCCAGGAACTCACCCCCTCAGAATTCTTCAGAAAAAACAAGCAGATGCTGGGTTTTACAGGAAAAATAAGGTCACTGACGATAGTTTTTCATGAACTCATAACAAACAGTTTTGACGCCGCAGAGGAGGCGGGCATACTCCCTGAGATCAAAATAGATCTCAAGAGAATTGGTAAGGACCACTACATCCTCAGACACCAGGACAACGGCCCAGGGATACCTGAAAAGTACATTCCAAAGGTATTCTGTACCATGTTCGCCGGGTCCAAATTCAGGAACATCCAGTCCAGGGGGCAGCAGGGACTTGGATGCAGTGGTTGCGTGCTATTATCACAGATGACCACAGGTAAGCCCATAAAGGTCATCTCAGGGACCAGGGAAAACGGAGAACTCAAGGGGGTCAAGATGACCCTCAAGATGGACGTTAAGAAGAACCAGGGCCTCATACTCGAAAAGGAGGAGGTGGAGGTTGAGGACACAGGTGTCTGCATAGAACTCCACTTCAAGGACGTCTCCTACTCACTATCAGAGCAGGGGGCCTACGAGTACATAAGGAGGACAATGATAGCCAACCCCCATGCAAAGATAATATTCAATGACCCCACAGGGAACCGCTACGTCTTCAACAGGGCATCAGACGTCATCCCACCAATGCCAAAGGAGGTCCTCCCCCACCCATGGGGCGTCACAGCCGATGACCTCATATTCATGGCAAAGCACACCGACAAGAGACGCTTCAGGAGCATGCTTACAAGCAACCTCTCAAGGATGTCCTCCAAGAAGATAAAGGAACTCGAGGAACTCACAGGCATAGACCTCAACAAGCGCCCCAAGGATATGAAGTGGGAGGAGGCCGAAAGCATAGTTGAGGCCTTCAAGAAGATGAAGTTCATGTCACCACCAACCTCAGGCCTCATACCCATCGGGGAGGAGCAGATTGAGAAGGGTATGAGGGAGATACTCCAGCCAGAGTTCACCGCCACCGTGACAAGGAAACCCAAAACCTACCGTGGGGGTATAGCCTTTGTGGTTGAGGCCGGTATAGCCTACGGTGGAAACTCCGGTAGAATGGTTGGTGACCAGAGGAAGGCCGAGATAATGAGGTTCGCCAACAGGGTCCCCCTCACCTTTGACGCAGGTAGCTGCGCAATAACCGAGGGTGTTAAGAGCCTTGACTGGAGGCGCTACGGCATAAGGGACCTTGAAAATACGCCACTCACCATATTCGTGAATATCGTATCAACCAACGTCCCCTACCTCTCAACAGGTAAGCAGAGCGTGGCACCTGAACCTGAAATACTCCATGAGATCAGGCAGGCCACCATGATAGCTGCAAGAAAACTCTACAAGTACCTCAGGAAGAAGAAGGCCGCCAAGGAGGAGGCTGAGAGGGCCAAAGTATTTGAAACATACGTTCCGGTGATCATAAAGCAGGCGGCTCTCCTGGCAGAGAGGGAGGCACCTGATTACAGGGAACTCCTGGACACAGTTACAAGAAGGGCAAAACTTGAAATTCTGGGGGAATCACTAGATGAATAGAAGAGAAATAGCCATTAACAAACTTAAAGGTCTTGGAGACGTCATACTCGACGATGTGAGCCGTGGGAGGATCCCCAGGATAAAGGTTCCATCAAGGGGTACATCCAACATAATCTATGATGAAGAGAAGAGGCACTACATCCTGGGTGACCGCTACGGTACACGTTCAATGGGTAATGTGAAGCAGATAAAGAAGATAGGTCAGATGCTATACACCGCAAACTTCTGCAAGGACCTCGTGGCAAGGGAGAAAACCGCCACCCTCAGGGAGCTCTACTACATCTCAGAGGGCTGGGAGGTGGACTTTGCAGACCAGCAGGAATCCAACATCGTTGGAGAGGACCTTGAGGTTACCCTGGGAATGACCAGGGAGGAGCTGGGTCTCATGCCAGAGGAAGACGGCGCATCTGTCTATGGTGCCCTGACGGTCCGTGAGGGTGACATAGAGATAAACGCCCTCAGATCTGGCAAATCAGGTTATAACATATCACCCACCATAGATGAGGTTGAATTCGTAGATCACGATGTTGAACGTGTCATTGCGGTAGAGACAATGGGTATGTTCCACCGTCTCGTGCAGGAGAAGGCCTACAAGAAGTTCGACGCCCTCATCGTTGGGCTTAAGGGTCAGGCCGCAAGGGCAACCAGGAGGTTCATAAAGAGGGTCAACGAGGAACTGGACCTTCCAGTGTACATCTGTAACGACGGAGACCCATGGGGATTCCACATCGCCATGGTCATAATCTCAGGGAGTGCGAAGCTCGCCCATGTGAACCACCAGCTTGCAACCCCGGATGCAAAGTTCCTGGGGGTTACGGCAAGTGACATAATAAACTATGACCTCCCCACAGATCCCCTCAAGGACATCGATGTGGTGAGGCTCAAGGAACTCCTGAACGATCCAAGGTACAGGGATGAGTTCTGGAAGACCGAAATAAAGAAGATGCTGAAGATCGGTAAGAAGGCAGAACAGCAGTCCTTCTCGAAATATGGTCTTGAGTACGTGGTTGACACGTATCTTCCAGAGAAGCTTGAAGCCGTGGAGAACCAGTAAAACTGTTCTCCATAACTTTTGTTTTTATTTATTTTTTAGAATAAGAGAATTCCTCATGTCTTAAACTCAACTGGTTTTTAATGGTTATCCACCCAGAGTAACTCATTCAGAGATAATTATAAACCTAAAGTCCCCCCTCACCCAGAGATAACTATATAAAATAATCAATGAGAAATAATATCAGATTACACCTTTAACTTAAGAGGTTCCTCTGGGAACAGAAGTTTTCAGGGGATAGGAGGTTTCTTTAATGATATCTGTAGCCATTAACGGGTATGGGACAATAGGAAAGAGAGTCGCCGACGCTGTGGCTGCCCAGGACGACATGAAGGTCGTTGGTGTCAGCAAAACAAAACCTGATTTTGAGGCGAGGGTTGCGATTGAAAAGGGCTATGACCTCTATGTAAGCATCCCTGAACGTGAAAAGCTCTTTGATGATGCAGGAATCCCTGTGAGCGGTACCGTGAAGGACATGCTGGAGGAAGCAGACATCGTGGTTGATGCAACACCAGAGGGCATCGGTGCCAAGAACCTTGAACTG is a window encoding:
- a CDS encoding molybdenum cofactor synthesis domain-containing protein produces the protein MGVEFLDIIDLDDARGIMADLFRELYSRCSETVNIDDAVGRVLAEDVESPIDLPPFDRASRDGYAVVASDTFGAGDEKPVRLRCIETVEAGSLPSRRVESGSCTRISTGAPVPEGADAVVMVEYTEVSGEDVYIHRPAYPSQHIAAAGSDIGAGSVLVGGGKVLSPDKIAALSAAGVTSVRVVSRPSVHVISTGNELIEPSGRLEPAKIFDSNSLGISAALRDAGCSVSRGGIVRDDYDELRRGLIEGLGKADLVITSGGTSAGAGDVLADVLEDLGEVVIHGISMKPGKPTIVGVVDGKMVVGLPGFPVAALLVFRSLVEPFLRELSGIKAPEGSVKTLKLAERFHSSRGRVQYALVRVDGQYARPIFKDSGAIAALAGADGYIEVPKNVEILNEGEEVEVVLFENR
- the top6B gene encoding DNA topoisomerase VI subunit B, coding for MARQALDLFDEGFQELTPSEFFRKNKQMLGFTGKIRSLTIVFHELITNSFDAAEEAGILPEIKIDLKRIGKDHYILRHQDNGPGIPEKYIPKVFCTMFAGSKFRNIQSRGQQGLGCSGCVLLSQMTTGKPIKVISGTRENGELKGVKMTLKMDVKKNQGLILEKEEVEVEDTGVCIELHFKDVSYSLSEQGAYEYIRRTMIANPHAKIIFNDPTGNRYVFNRASDVIPPMPKEVLPHPWGVTADDLIFMAKHTDKRRFRSMLTSNLSRMSSKKIKELEELTGIDLNKRPKDMKWEEAESIVEAFKKMKFMSPPTSGLIPIGEEQIEKGMREILQPEFTATVTRKPKTYRGGIAFVVEAGIAYGGNSGRMVGDQRKAEIMRFANRVPLTFDAGSCAITEGVKSLDWRRYGIRDLENTPLTIFVNIVSTNVPYLSTGKQSVAPEPEILHEIRQATMIAARKLYKYLRKKKAAKEEAERAKVFETYVPVIIKQAALLAEREAPDYRELLDTVTRRAKLEILGESLDE
- a CDS encoding DNA topoisomerase IV subunit A, which translates into the protein MNRREIAINKLKGLGDVILDDVSRGRIPRIKVPSRGTSNIIYDEEKRHYILGDRYGTRSMGNVKQIKKIGQMLYTANFCKDLVAREKTATLRELYYISEGWEVDFADQQESNIVGEDLEVTLGMTREELGLMPEEDGASVYGALTVREGDIEINALRSGKSGYNISPTIDEVEFVDHDVERVIAVETMGMFHRLVQEKAYKKFDALIVGLKGQAARATRRFIKRVNEELDLPVYICNDGDPWGFHIAMVIISGSAKLAHVNHQLATPDAKFLGVTASDIINYDLPTDPLKDIDVVRLKELLNDPRYRDEFWKTEIKKMLKIGKKAEQQSFSKYGLEYVVDTYLPEKLEAVENQ
- the cobK gene encoding precorrin-6A reductase, translating into MNVIVMAGTRDARRIIEELSRDPRIDITATATTEYGAELAESSGALRTVRGPLDRSGLGELIDEIGAELLIDATHPFATRATENALLACHDTGITYLRFERPLLDVEGAIRVESFREAGEVASSLLREGEVAMHLAGVSTLPEVLESLDPERVAVRVLPQTSSIEACHRLGVPPEQIIAMQGTFSPEMNRVLMKEYRAGAVITKDSGETGGLREKVATASELGIPIILVERPRVDLKGEKVFHDINELVEYVTEILNKKETDNCF
- the eif1A gene encoding translation initiation factor eIF-1A, producing MSRGHQTQEVRRVRTPRKGEIPGVVEQIMGHGKLKVRCADGHIRLGRIPGKMKKRIWIREGDVVLVKPWEFQSEEKADIVWRYTRTESNWLERKGYLKL
- a CDS encoding KH domain-containing protein, which encodes MPTEEYLKIPRERVGVLIGKNGEVKAQIERLTQTDLEIDSETGAVTLIPHDELDDPLSPWKARNIVRAIGRGFNPEVALRLLDDDVALDIIKITDYVGKSKKAIARQKGRVIGRGGITRRIIHDMTGVDISVYGKTVALIGEFEKLSVAREAVEMILNGARHKSVYAFLEKKKQEMKMKEFEEGVKFM
- a CDS encoding serine protein kinase RIO; the encoded protein is MDPEETGQAPELRALKSGAVDRVDSDLGRMEAVKRLKGVEDRRVGSEVFDELTLKTLYKLANSGYLAVLNGAVSTGKEANVFKGITDNDEFVAVKIYRVATSDFKKMQYYIQGDPRFRVRTTNRRQLVQAWVNKEFRNLKRALEAGVRVPEPVVARDNILIMEFIGDDGEPAPTMREVPPDDPERALELIVEYMHRLYTGARLVHGDLSFFNILNHSGEPVIIDVSQAMVLDHPLAMELLERDIKNVVRDFKRLGVNVSEDDIRKKIKKEAEPPAKTNTHEKN
- a CDS encoding calcium-transporting P-type ATPase, PMR1-type, encoding MKWARMSVKEVLKELKTSENGLNSDEAARRLETYGKNELVEEKKAGPLRMFLAQFMDILIILLILAAVASYFVGDVLDSAVILFVVVVNATVGFIQEYRAEQAMEKLKGLVSTEATVIRDGMTQKIPASELTIGDILIIEEGDNVPADIRLIEAYDLRIDESTLTGESIPVQKTHENPEDERDVIAFMDSDVVSGRGKGAVIAVGMDTSIGRIAEMIQEDEGKTPLQEKISSLGKSLGLIAVVVCAMVFAIQFLRGLPLVDTFMTAVSLAVASVPEGLPAILTLTLALGMQRMARSNAIVRRLLAVETLGSCSVICTDKTGTLTHNRMTVRESELTSPEMALLVSALCNNATISDGKVIGDPTDAAILSFADENGHSRKELEEKYPRLMEIPLDSKRKRMTTINQLGDGRYLLIKGAPEIILSRCSYVDYNGSLRAMDDDELGKWMSRLNDMTSRALRVLALAYRKLPDGDEEERDLVFAGLVGMMDPPRKEAADAIETCRKAGIKVVMITGDHRDTAVAIARELGLMDDGLALTGRELDELSDDEFEDMVEDVRVYARVFPEQKVRIVEALQRRDHVVAMTGDGVNDSPALKKAAIGVAMGSGTDVARESSDMVLQDDNFATIVKAVREGRTIFDNIRRFVKFQLSTNVGAILTIVSASLINLPVPFNPIQILWINIIMDGPPAQSLGVEPPESDIMLRKPEREDIMPRRNLLRIVIAGAVMAAGTLGLYIYMLSSGNSVERAMTVAFTVFVMFQIFNVFNCKSRTGFSNRTLLVAVAASLLLQILVVYLAPLEGVFRTVPLTVTDWVLIVAVASLILIAEALMRFADGRE
- a CDS encoding UPF0146 family protein; this encodes MWKDLALYIIRSSQPSDRVVEVGAGRFLYVSDYIMKHSKVDLVLTDIKPSRGDIIYDDITSPDMDIYRDAATIYSIRPPSELHNPLMMVADATGARLIIKPLTGENMATEKPMKLVNYRKTFFYEYSP
- the rimI gene encoding ribosomal protein S18-alanine N-acetyltransferase; the protein is MIVREFRPQDLKTVLKIERESFADPYPAHLLRDIYNLGAGFLVAQEDGRVVGFIIFWIRFEDEGHIISLAVDKDYRRQGVGAELVRTAIGIFEKFHIKNIKLEVRAKNRGAINFYRALGFSEEKVIANYYEDGEDAVVMRMDLHSGGDSPYGHEY